From Deferrisoma camini S3R1, the proteins below share one genomic window:
- the rpmF gene encoding 50S ribosomal protein L32: MAVPRKRHSLARKRKRRSHLALGAPNLDTCPRCLEPKPPHRACLACGTYKGREVLPQEEEEF; this comes from the coding sequence ATGGCCGTACCTCGGAAACGTCACTCCCTGGCCCGGAAGCGCAAGCGCCGGTCCCACCTGGCGCTGGGCGCCCCCAACCTGGACACCTGCCCCCGGTGCCTCGAGCCCAAGCCCCCCCACCGGGCGTGCCTGGCCTGCGGCACCTACAAGGGCCGAGAGGTCCTGCCCCAGGAAGAAGAGGAGTTCTAG
- the plsX gene encoding phosphate acyltransferase PlsX has product MRIAVDAMGGDHAPEAVIEGAVWAARDLGIHVILVGDREIVLQHLERHKTEGLPLSIKHASEAVGMHESPSVAVRRKKDSSLRVAFELVKAGEARAVVSAGNSGAAMALAMLVLRRLPGVDRPAIAAVLPSLAGATVLLDVGANVACKPVHLVQFALMGEVFARLVLGIEQPRVGLLSNGEEETKGTDATRAAHQALKHAKFNYLGYVEGREVFNGGADVVVCDGFTGNAVLKSSEGLAKAVGQMLREELGRGLGSRLGYVLARRAFQRLRERMDYAEVGGAPLLGVNGVGIVAHGSSDARAIRNAIRVARDFAERRVNRHLMQMLERSHDLGAGAKGRFWASLKDKLVHPRREAREPDESEEPTK; this is encoded by the coding sequence ATGCGCATCGCCGTTGACGCCATGGGGGGCGACCACGCCCCCGAGGCGGTGATCGAAGGGGCCGTGTGGGCCGCCCGGGATCTGGGCATCCACGTGATCCTGGTCGGCGACCGGGAGATCGTTCTCCAGCACCTGGAGCGCCACAAGACCGAGGGCCTCCCCCTGTCCATCAAGCACGCCTCCGAGGCCGTGGGCATGCACGAGAGCCCGTCGGTGGCCGTGCGCCGCAAGAAGGACTCGTCGCTGCGGGTTGCGTTCGAGCTCGTGAAGGCGGGCGAGGCCCGTGCGGTGGTGAGTGCCGGTAACTCCGGGGCGGCCATGGCCCTGGCCATGCTGGTGCTGCGCCGCCTTCCCGGCGTGGACCGGCCGGCCATCGCCGCCGTGCTGCCCTCCCTGGCCGGGGCCACCGTGCTCCTGGACGTGGGGGCCAACGTGGCCTGCAAGCCGGTCCACCTGGTCCAGTTCGCCCTCATGGGGGAGGTGTTTGCGCGCCTGGTGCTCGGGATCGAGCAGCCCCGGGTGGGGCTGCTGTCCAACGGGGAGGAGGAGACCAAGGGCACCGACGCCACCCGCGCGGCCCACCAGGCCCTCAAGCACGCCAAGTTCAACTACCTGGGGTACGTGGAGGGCCGCGAGGTGTTCAACGGCGGGGCCGACGTGGTGGTGTGCGACGGGTTCACCGGCAACGCCGTGCTCAAGAGCTCGGAGGGGCTCGCCAAGGCCGTGGGCCAGATGCTCCGGGAGGAGCTCGGCCGGGGCCTGGGTTCCCGGCTTGGGTACGTGCTCGCCCGCCGGGCGTTCCAGAGGCTTCGGGAGCGCATGGACTACGCCGAGGTGGGCGGGGCCCCGCTGCTGGGCGTCAACGGCGTGGGCATCGTGGCCCACGGATCCTCGGACGCCCGTGCCATCCGCAACGCCATCCGGGTGGCCCGGGACTTTGCCGAGCGGCGGGTCAACCGCCATCTGATGCAGATGCTCGAACGCAGCCACGACCTGGGGGCCGGGGCCAAGGGACGGTTCTGGGCCAGCCTGAAGGACAAGCTCGTGCACCCGCGGCGTGAGGCCCGGGAGCCCGACGAGAGCGAGGAACCGACGAAGTGA
- the ribD gene encoding bifunctional diaminohydroxyphosphoribosylaminopyrimidine deaminase/5-amino-6-(5-phosphoribosylamino)uracil reductase RibD — protein MTEAADRFYMEVALALAREGLGRTSPNPAVGCVVVRDGRIVGRGFHPRAGEPHAEVFALEQAGPAARGAHLYVTLEPCSHHGRTPPCADRIIEAGVRRVVAAMADPNPAVAGRGLARLRRAGVEVRVGVAETEARRLNEAFCLSVVRRRAFVHLKLAATLDGKTATASGDSRWITSAQSRERVHRLRDRCGVVLVGVGTAEADNPRLSVRLPGRPERRCLRVVLDPRARIPMGLSMLEPAEAPSTLVVCGPRAEPSRRRALEARGARVLEVREEAGGLDLGGLLTRLYDMGHMEVLVEGGAETARRFLDAGLVDRLHLFYAPKLLGGRDAVPMVGGPSPDRIAQARQVTELELERVGPDLYVTGRIRPEDGKSCERSREPAGRKLEAIHPATK, from the coding sequence GTGACGGAAGCGGCCGACCGGTTCTACATGGAGGTGGCCCTGGCCCTCGCCCGGGAGGGGTTGGGCCGGACCAGCCCCAACCCGGCCGTGGGCTGCGTGGTGGTGCGGGACGGCCGGATCGTGGGCCGGGGGTTCCACCCCCGGGCCGGCGAGCCCCACGCGGAGGTGTTCGCCTTGGAGCAGGCCGGCCCGGCGGCCCGGGGCGCCCATCTGTACGTGACCCTGGAGCCGTGCTCCCACCACGGTCGCACTCCCCCCTGCGCCGACCGGATCATCGAGGCCGGCGTGCGCCGCGTGGTGGCGGCCATGGCGGATCCCAACCCGGCCGTGGCCGGCCGGGGCCTGGCGCGGCTGCGCCGGGCCGGGGTGGAGGTCCGGGTGGGGGTGGCCGAGACCGAGGCCCGGCGTTTGAACGAGGCGTTCTGCCTCTCGGTGGTTCGGCGCCGGGCCTTCGTGCACCTGAAGCTGGCCGCCACCCTGGACGGCAAGACCGCCACCGCCTCGGGGGACAGCCGTTGGATCACCTCCGCCCAAAGCCGCGAGAGGGTCCACCGGCTGCGGGACCGGTGCGGGGTGGTGCTGGTGGGGGTGGGCACGGCCGAGGCCGACAACCCTCGGCTCAGCGTTCGCCTGCCGGGCCGACCGGAGCGTCGGTGCCTGCGCGTGGTGCTGGATCCACGGGCCCGCATTCCCATGGGCCTGTCCATGCTCGAGCCGGCCGAGGCCCCGTCCACCCTGGTGGTGTGCGGCCCCCGGGCCGAGCCTTCCCGCCGGCGGGCCCTGGAGGCGCGGGGGGCCCGGGTCCTGGAGGTCCGGGAGGAAGCCGGCGGCCTGGACCTGGGAGGCCTCCTGACCCGCCTCTACGACATGGGCCACATGGAGGTGCTGGTGGAGGGGGGGGCCGAGACCGCCCGGAGGTTCCTGGACGCGGGGCTCGTGGACCGGCTCCACCTGTTCTACGCCCCCAAGCTCCTGGGCGGCCGGGACGCGGTGCCCATGGTGGGCGGCCCGAGCCCCGACCGCATCGCCCAGGCCAGGCAGGTCACGGAACTCGAGCTTGAACGGGTCGGCCCGGACCTTTACGTGACGGGCAGGATCCGCCCGGAAGACGGCAAGTCTTGCGAACGGAGTCGGGAACCGGCGGGCCGGAAACTAGAGGCTATTCACCCGGCGACAAAATAG
- a CDS encoding riboflavin synthase: MFTGIVQDVGEIEAVAPMPGGKRLRIATRLDTSGFQMGESVAVNGVCLTVTGIGPSWFSADASPETLERSNLGGLRPGHRVNLERALRPVDRLGGHIVLGHVDATGRLLEVRSEGAFRTVRFEAPPEVARYLVEKGSVAVDGVSLTVYECAASAFSVAVIPHTWEATALADRRPGDRVNLEADVLAKYVERLLEGRPQGDGVTWDLLAQAGFLK, translated from the coding sequence ATGTTCACCGGTATCGTGCAGGACGTGGGCGAGATCGAGGCGGTGGCCCCCATGCCGGGGGGGAAACGGCTGCGCATCGCCACCCGCCTGGACACCTCCGGGTTTCAGATGGGGGAGTCCGTGGCGGTCAACGGCGTGTGCCTGACCGTGACCGGGATCGGCCCGTCGTGGTTCTCGGCCGACGCCTCGCCCGAGACCCTGGAGCGGTCGAACCTGGGGGGGCTGCGGCCGGGGCACCGGGTCAACCTGGAGCGCGCCCTGCGGCCGGTGGATCGGCTGGGGGGGCACATCGTTCTCGGCCACGTGGACGCCACCGGCCGGCTGCTGGAGGTCCGGTCCGAGGGGGCGTTCCGCACGGTCCGGTTCGAGGCCCCGCCCGAGGTGGCCCGCTACCTGGTGGAGAAGGGCTCCGTGGCGGTGGACGGGGTCAGCCTCACGGTGTACGAGTGCGCCGCCTCGGCCTTTTCCGTGGCGGTCATCCCCCACACCTGGGAGGCCACGGCCCTGGCAGACCGGCGGCCGGGCGACCGGGTGAACCTGGAGGCGGACGTGCTCGCCAAGTACGTGGAACGGCTCCTGGAGGGCCGCCCCCAAGGGGACGGGGTGACCTGGGACCTTTTGGCTCAGGCAGGGTTCTTGAAGTAA
- the rpiB gene encoding ribose 5-phosphate isomerase B: protein MILISSDHGGYALKEDLKAYLRELGHEVRDLGPDNGDPVDYPEFGVEVARRIARGEAERGVLLCGTGIGMSIVANKVPGVRAALVHDPYTARMAREHNDANVLVIGGRTTDPARAREMVRAWLEARFEGGRHARRIAKIREVERQRPSALAEADPDVWRAVQGEIRREEDGVVLIASENYASEAVLEAQGSVLTNKYAEGYPGRRYYGGCRFVDEVEELAIERAKALFGADHANVQPLSGSSANMAAYYALCQPGDTILGMALAHGGHLTHGASVSFSGRQYRAVTYGVRRDTGTIDYDQVRDVARRERPAVIVAGASSYSRVLDFAAFREIADEVGAYLVVDMAHIAGLVAGGAHPNPVPYADIVTSTTHKTLRGPRGGLVLCRAEHAEAVDKAVFPGLQGGPLMHQVAAKAVAFREAATAAFRDYAHQVVANARAMAEALARRGYRIVSGGTDNHLFLVDLTPQDLTGLDAEQSLDRAGITLNKNAIPYETRSPFVTSGIRIGTPIVTTRGMGAAEMKVIAEAIARVLERCGDPAVETQIRDQIRELCARFPFYQHLREAAG, encoded by the coding sequence ATGATCCTGATCTCGAGCGACCACGGGGGCTACGCTCTCAAGGAGGACCTCAAGGCCTACCTGCGGGAACTGGGCCACGAGGTCCGCGACCTGGGGCCGGACAACGGCGACCCCGTGGACTACCCCGAGTTCGGGGTCGAGGTGGCCCGACGGATCGCCCGGGGCGAGGCCGAGAGGGGCGTGTTGCTTTGCGGCACCGGGATCGGCATGAGCATCGTGGCCAACAAGGTGCCGGGGGTGCGGGCGGCCCTGGTCCACGACCCCTACACCGCGCGGATGGCCCGGGAGCACAACGATGCGAACGTGCTGGTGATCGGGGGCCGCACGACCGACCCGGCACGGGCCCGGGAGATGGTCCGGGCCTGGCTCGAGGCCCGGTTCGAGGGAGGCCGCCACGCCCGCCGGATCGCCAAGATCCGGGAGGTGGAGCGCCAGCGCCCCTCGGCGCTTGCCGAGGCGGACCCGGACGTGTGGAGGGCCGTGCAGGGCGAGATCCGGCGCGAGGAGGACGGGGTGGTCCTCATCGCCTCGGAGAACTACGCCTCCGAGGCCGTGCTCGAGGCCCAGGGGTCGGTGCTCACCAACAAGTACGCCGAGGGCTACCCGGGCCGGCGGTACTACGGCGGGTGTCGGTTCGTGGACGAGGTGGAGGAGCTGGCCATCGAGCGGGCCAAGGCCTTGTTCGGCGCGGACCACGCCAACGTCCAGCCCCTGTCGGGGTCGTCCGCCAACATGGCCGCGTACTACGCCCTGTGCCAGCCCGGCGACACGATCCTGGGCATGGCCCTGGCCCACGGGGGGCACCTGACCCACGGGGCGTCCGTGAGCTTCTCGGGCCGCCAGTACCGGGCCGTGACCTACGGGGTGCGCCGGGACACCGGCACCATCGACTACGACCAGGTCCGCGACGTCGCCCGCCGGGAGCGGCCGGCCGTGATCGTTGCCGGCGCCAGCTCCTACTCCCGGGTGCTGGACTTTGCGGCCTTTCGGGAGATCGCGGACGAGGTGGGCGCCTACCTGGTGGTGGACATGGCCCACATCGCCGGCCTGGTGGCCGGCGGCGCCCACCCCAACCCCGTGCCCTACGCCGACATCGTGACCAGCACCACCCACAAGACCCTTCGGGGCCCCCGGGGGGGGCTGGTGCTATGCCGGGCCGAGCACGCCGAGGCCGTGGACAAGGCCGTGTTCCCGGGCCTCCAGGGCGGCCCCCTGATGCACCAGGTGGCGGCCAAGGCGGTGGCGTTCCGGGAGGCCGCAACCGCGGCGTTTCGGGACTACGCCCACCAGGTGGTGGCGAACGCCCGGGCCATGGCCGAGGCCCTGGCCCGCCGGGGCTACCGCATCGTGTCGGGCGGCACCGACAACCACCTGTTCCTCGTGGACCTGACGCCCCAGGACCTCACCGGCCTGGACGCCGAGCAGAGCCTCGACCGGGCCGGCATCACCCTGAACAAGAACGCGATTCCCTACGAGACCCGCAGCCCGTTCGTCACGAGCGGCATCCGGATCGGCACCCCCATCGTCACGACCCGGGGCATGGGGGCGGCCGAGATGAAGGTCATCGCGGAGGCCATCGCCCGGGTCCTGGAACGGTGCGGCGACCCGGCCGTCGAGACCCAGATCCGGGACCAGATCCGGGAGCTGTGCGCCCGGTTCCCGTTCTACCAACACCTGCGGGAGGCGGCCGGCTGA
- the fabG gene encoding 3-oxoacyl-ACP reductase FabG, with product MAEFEGKVALVTGSTRGIGRAVAERLGRDGARVVVTGRSAEAAARVAEALPGEALGLGLDVADPDSVAATVAQTLDAWGRIDILVNNAGITRDNLTLRLKPADWQAVLDTNLTGAFLCAKACLRPMIRARTGAIINISSVVGALGNAGQANYCAAKAGLEGLTRSLAREYANRGVRVNAVAPGYIATDMTAELPENVRENLLAQVPLARLGRPEDVAEAVAFLASDRAAYITGQVLHVNGGMYMG from the coding sequence ATGGCAGAGTTCGAAGGCAAGGTGGCCCTGGTAACCGGCTCGACCCGGGGTATCGGCAGGGCCGTGGCAGAGCGCCTGGGCCGGGACGGCGCCCGGGTGGTGGTGACCGGCCGCAGCGCCGAGGCCGCGGCCCGGGTGGCCGAGGCCCTGCCGGGCGAGGCCCTGGGCCTGGGCCTGGACGTGGCCGACCCCGACAGCGTGGCGGCGACGGTGGCCCAGACCCTGGACGCCTGGGGCCGGATCGACATCCTGGTCAACAACGCCGGCATTACCCGGGACAACCTGACCCTTCGGCTCAAGCCGGCGGACTGGCAGGCGGTGCTCGACACGAACCTGACCGGTGCCTTCCTGTGCGCCAAGGCCTGCCTGCGGCCCATGATCCGGGCCCGCACGGGGGCCATCATCAACATCTCCAGCGTGGTGGGGGCCCTGGGCAACGCCGGCCAGGCCAACTACTGCGCGGCCAAGGCAGGGCTCGAGGGGCTCACCCGGAGCCTGGCCCGGGAGTACGCCAACCGGGGGGTCCGCGTCAACGCCGTGGCCCCCGGCTACATCGCCACGGACATGACCGCCGAGCTGCCCGAGAACGTGCGGGAGAACCTGCTGGCGCAGGTCCCCCTGGCGCGGCTGGGGCGTCCCGAGGATGTGGCCGAGGCGGTGGCGTTCCTCGCCTCGGACCGGGCGGCGTACATCACCGGCCAGGTGCTCCACGTCAACGGGGGCATGTACATGGGGTAA
- a CDS encoding deoxycytidylate deaminase: protein MRPSWQEYFTEITRLVATRSTCTRRKVGAILVKNKRILATGYNGAPSGVAHCLDVGCLREEMGIPSGERHELCRGLHAEQNAILQAAQHGVRIEGSDIYCTNLPCVICTKMIINAGIRRVYYLEGYADPLSRDLLRSAAIDLVPLGDDEEA, encoded by the coding sequence ATGCGTCCTTCCTGGCAGGAGTACTTCACCGAGATCACCCGTCTGGTGGCCACCCGGTCCACGTGCACCCGCCGGAAGGTGGGAGCGATCCTGGTCAAGAACAAGCGCATCCTGGCCACCGGCTACAACGGCGCCCCCTCGGGCGTGGCCCACTGCCTCGACGTGGGCTGCTTGCGCGAGGAGATGGGCATCCCCTCGGGGGAGCGGCACGAGCTGTGCCGGGGCCTGCACGCGGAGCAGAACGCGATCCTCCAGGCCGCCCAGCACGGGGTGCGCATCGAGGGGTCGGACATCTACTGCACGAACCTGCCCTGCGTGATCTGCACCAAAATGATCATCAACGCCGGGATCCGGCGGGTGTACTACCTGGAGGGCTACGCCGACCCCCTGAGCCGCGACCTGCTCAGAAGCGCGGCCATCGACCTCGTGCCCCTGGGCGACGACGAGGAGGCGTGA
- the nrdR gene encoding transcriptional regulator NrdR — translation MRCPFCGEQEDRVIDSRVSREGEVIRRRRECVACGRRFTTYERVEDMLPLVVKKDGRRESFDRLKILAGLKKACEKRPVSADTLERIVDRIEARFQEEGPKEVPSREIGEAVMAELQALDAVAYVRFASVYREFRGVDEFVDALREFLEGQKEG, via the coding sequence GTGCGCTGTCCGTTCTGCGGGGAACAGGAGGACCGGGTGATCGACTCCCGGGTCAGCCGGGAGGGCGAGGTGATCCGCCGCCGGCGCGAGTGCGTGGCCTGCGGCCGCCGGTTCACCACCTACGAGCGGGTGGAGGACATGCTGCCCCTCGTGGTGAAGAAGGACGGCCGGAGGGAGTCGTTCGACCGCCTCAAGATCCTGGCCGGGCTCAAGAAGGCCTGCGAGAAACGGCCGGTGTCGGCCGACACCCTGGAACGGATCGTGGACCGCATCGAGGCCCGGTTCCAGGAGGAGGGCCCCAAGGAGGTTCCCAGCCGGGAGATCGGCGAGGCCGTGATGGCGGAGCTCCAGGCCCTGGACGCGGTGGCCTACGTGCGGTTCGCCTCGGTGTACCGGGAGTTCCGGGGCGTGGACGAGTTCGTGGACGCGCTCCGGGAGTTCCTGGAGGGGCAGAAGGAAGGGTGA
- a CDS encoding YceD family protein, whose amino-acid sequence MVPKFVIAVDRIPSEGWSVHIDLRSEQAGAIARERGWTRVEWVSGPEGSARVLRSGRDVFVTGEVRAVVRCTCVRCLERHDRAVTEAFHLTYVTDIDAEPGEHELRPEDMEVEALPGDTVDVADIAVEQVLLALPDHPVCHPDCRGLCPVCGTDRNRTPCDCRAQAPDPRFAALARWKSSRAS is encoded by the coding sequence GTGGTCCCCAAGTTCGTCATCGCCGTCGACCGGATCCCATCCGAGGGGTGGTCGGTCCACATCGACCTGCGCTCGGAGCAGGCCGGCGCCATCGCCCGAGAGCGCGGGTGGACCCGGGTCGAGTGGGTCTCCGGGCCGGAGGGAAGCGCCCGCGTGCTGCGGTCGGGGCGGGACGTCTTTGTCACCGGCGAGGTGCGGGCCGTGGTGCGGTGCACCTGCGTGCGGTGTCTGGAGCGGCACGATCGCGCCGTGACCGAGGCGTTCCACCTCACCTACGTCACGGATATCGACGCCGAGCCCGGGGAACATGAGCTCCGTCCCGAGGACATGGAGGTCGAGGCGTTGCCCGGCGACACCGTGGACGTGGCCGACATCGCCGTGGAGCAGGTGCTCCTGGCCCTGCCGGACCACCCGGTCTGCCACCCCGACTGCCGGGGGCTGTGTCCGGTGTGCGGCACCGACCGCAACCGCACCCCGTGCGACTGCCGCGCCCAGGCCCCCGACCCCCGATTCGCGGCGCTGGCCCGGTGGAAGTCCTCCCGGGCCAGCTGA
- the fabD gene encoding ACP S-malonyltransferase, protein MTTAYLFPGQGSQYVGMGRALAEASAAARTAFEEADQALGRPLSRLIFEGPEDELRLTENTQPAILTVSVACLRALEEAGAPPPRAAAGHSLGEYAALVAAGVIGFAEAVRVVEKRGRFMQEAVPVGQGTMAAVLGLDLPRVEEICAAIHRPDHVVEVANDNCPGQAVISGHTAAVEEACAAARQAGAKRAVGLAVSAPFHCSLMEPAGRRLAEELGRLRFAAPRLPVVANVDAEPYRSPEEVAPRLVAQVSQRVRWQECVRALRAMGVERFVEVGPGKVLSGLMRRIDRKAQVARVEDPDTLAAFLA, encoded by the coding sequence ATGACGACGGCGTACCTGTTTCCGGGGCAAGGGTCCCAGTACGTGGGCATGGGCCGGGCACTGGCCGAGGCCTCGGCCGCGGCCCGCACGGCGTTCGAGGAGGCCGACCAGGCCCTGGGAAGGCCCCTGTCCCGATTGATCTTCGAGGGGCCGGAGGACGAGCTCCGGCTCACCGAGAACACCCAGCCGGCCATCCTCACGGTGAGCGTGGCATGCCTCAGGGCTTTGGAGGAGGCCGGGGCGCCTCCCCCTCGGGCCGCGGCCGGCCACAGCCTGGGCGAGTACGCGGCCCTGGTGGCCGCCGGCGTGATCGGGTTCGCCGAGGCCGTGAGGGTGGTCGAGAAACGCGGCCGGTTCATGCAGGAGGCCGTGCCCGTGGGTCAGGGGACCATGGCCGCCGTGCTGGGCCTCGACCTGCCGCGGGTCGAGGAGATCTGCGCGGCCATCCACCGGCCGGACCACGTGGTGGAGGTGGCCAACGACAACTGCCCCGGACAGGCCGTGATCTCGGGCCACACCGCCGCCGTGGAGGAGGCCTGCGCCGCGGCCCGCCAGGCCGGGGCCAAGCGGGCCGTGGGCCTGGCGGTGAGCGCGCCGTTCCACTGCTCCCTCATGGAGCCGGCCGGCCGGCGCCTGGCCGAGGAGCTGGGCCGCCTGCGGTTCGCGGCCCCCCGGCTTCCCGTGGTGGCCAACGTGGATGCCGAGCCGTACCGCTCGCCCGAAGAGGTGGCGCCCCGGCTCGTTGCCCAGGTGAGCCAGCGGGTGCGCTGGCAGGAGTGCGTCCGGGCCCTTCGGGCCATGGGGGTGGAGCGGTTCGTGGAGGTGGGGCCGGGCAAGGTCCTTTCGGGCCTGATGCGCCGGATCGACCGCAAGGCCCAGGTGGCCCGGGTGGAGGACCCGGACACCCTGGCCGCGTTCCTCGCGTAG
- the fabF gene encoding beta-ketoacyl-ACP synthase II: MAARRVVVTGLGCVTPLGIGVEASWKNCLAGRSGVGPITKFDAAGLKTQIAAEVKGFDPSEYMDRREVKKMDTFIQYAVAAARMAVADAGLEIGEAEAERVGVSIGAGLGGLPGIEAQHKVLLESGPRRVSPFFIPMVIANLAPGYVAIQTGAKGPNLSIVTACATGSHSIGEAWHAIRRGDADVMLAGGVESTITPLAVAGFNAMRALSTRNDEPERASRPFDKDRDGFVMGEGGAVLILEELERARARGAEIYAELVGYGATCDAYHITAPDPQGDGAARCMEAALRSASLAPDELDYINAHGTSTPFNDYYETLAIKRVFGDHAKRLWVSSTKSMTGHLLGAAGSVEAAFSVLALRDQVAPPTINYDTPDPDCDLDYVPNEARQGRIRTALSNSFGFGGTNASLLFRRFEG, translated from the coding sequence GTGGCGGCACGAAGAGTCGTGGTCACCGGCCTGGGGTGCGTCACCCCCCTGGGCATCGGTGTGGAAGCGTCGTGGAAGAACTGCCTCGCCGGCCGGTCCGGGGTGGGCCCCATCACCAAGTTCGACGCCGCAGGGCTGAAGACCCAGATCGCGGCCGAGGTGAAGGGGTTCGACCCGTCCGAGTACATGGACCGCCGCGAGGTCAAGAAGATGGACACCTTCATCCAGTACGCGGTGGCGGCGGCCCGCATGGCCGTGGCCGACGCGGGCCTGGAGATCGGCGAGGCCGAGGCCGAGCGGGTGGGAGTGTCGATCGGGGCCGGGCTGGGCGGCCTGCCCGGGATCGAGGCCCAGCACAAGGTGCTCCTGGAGTCCGGGCCGCGCCGGGTCAGCCCGTTCTTCATCCCCATGGTGATCGCCAACCTGGCGCCCGGGTACGTGGCCATCCAGACCGGGGCCAAGGGCCCCAACCTCTCCATCGTGACCGCCTGCGCCACCGGGTCCCACTCCATCGGCGAGGCCTGGCACGCCATCCGGCGGGGCGATGCCGACGTCATGCTGGCGGGAGGGGTCGAGTCCACCATCACCCCCCTGGCGGTGGCGGGCTTCAACGCCATGCGGGCCCTGTCCACCCGCAACGACGAGCCCGAGAGGGCGAGCCGGCCCTTCGACAAGGACCGGGACGGGTTCGTCATGGGCGAGGGGGGCGCCGTGCTGATCCTCGAGGAGCTGGAGCGGGCCCGGGCCCGGGGGGCCGAGATCTACGCCGAGCTGGTGGGCTACGGAGCCACCTGCGACGCCTACCACATCACGGCCCCCGATCCCCAGGGCGACGGGGCGGCCCGGTGCATGGAGGCGGCCCTGCGCTCCGCGTCCCTGGCCCCGGACGAGCTCGACTACATCAACGCCCACGGCACCAGCACCCCCTTCAACGACTACTACGAGACCCTGGCCATCAAGCGGGTGTTCGGCGACCACGCCAAACGGCTGTGGGTGTCGTCCACCAAGAGCATGACCGGCCACCTCCTGGGCGCGGCCGGGAGCGTGGAGGCGGCGTTCTCGGTGCTGGCCCTGCGGGACCAGGTGGCGCCGCCCACCATCAACTACGACACCCCCGACCCCGACTGCGACCTGGACTACGTGCCCAACGAGGCCCGGCAGGGCCGGATCCGCACCGCCCTGTCCAACTCGTTCGGGTTCGGGGGCACGAACGCCTCCCTCCTGTTCCGCCGTTTCGAAGGATGA
- a CDS encoding beta-ketoacyl-ACP synthase III, with translation MTERRHPPRARILGTGRCLPDTVVTNADLEARVDTSDEWIRTRTGIRERRIAPPSIDTCDLCEEAARQALEAADLRPDDLDLILVGTVTPALGFPATACLLQERLGTRGQMAFDLSAGCTGFLYALSVADSFIRSGNARYVLAVGAETLSRIVDWDDRSTCVLFGDGAGAAVFGPTQDPERGVLATRMAADGSYWPLLHMPGGGSRHPASAESLAQGLHYVKMQGNEVFKVAVRTLHQVAEEVLEAAGVSGDQVDWFVPHQANRRIIDAVRLRLKVPAERVYVNVHRYGNTSAASVPIALDEMVRGGKIRPGHRVLLDAFGAGFTFGAALIRW, from the coding sequence GTGACGGAACGCAGGCATCCGCCGCGGGCCCGGATCCTGGGCACCGGCCGCTGTCTTCCGGACACGGTGGTGACCAATGCGGATCTCGAGGCCCGGGTCGACACCAGCGACGAGTGGATCCGCACCCGGACCGGCATCCGGGAGCGCCGGATCGCCCCCCCCTCCATCGACACCTGCGACCTGTGCGAGGAAGCGGCCCGTCAGGCCCTGGAGGCCGCGGACCTCCGCCCCGACGACCTCGATCTCATCCTGGTGGGCACGGTCACCCCGGCCCTCGGGTTCCCGGCCACCGCGTGCCTGCTGCAGGAGCGGCTAGGAACCCGGGGTCAGATGGCCTTCGACCTGAGCGCCGGCTGCACCGGGTTCCTCTACGCCCTTTCGGTGGCCGACAGCTTCATCCGTTCCGGCAACGCCCGGTACGTGCTGGCCGTGGGGGCCGAGACCCTGAGCCGCATCGTGGACTGGGACGACCGCTCCACGTGCGTGCTGTTCGGGGACGGGGCCGGCGCGGCGGTGTTCGGCCCCACCCAGGACCCCGAGCGGGGCGTGCTGGCCACGCGCATGGCCGCAGACGGATCCTACTGGCCCCTGCTCCACATGCCCGGGGGCGGCTCCCGGCACCCGGCCAGCGCCGAGAGCCTGGCCCAGGGTCTCCACTACGTGAAGATGCAGGGCAACGAGGTATTCAAGGTGGCGGTGCGCACCCTCCACCAGGTGGCCGAGGAGGTCCTCGAGGCCGCCGGAGTGAGCGGGGACCAGGTGGACTGGTTCGTCCCCCACCAGGCCAACCGCCGGATCATCGACGCCGTGCGACTGCGCCTCAAGGTCCCCGCGGAGCGGGTGTACGTGAACGTGCACCGGTACGGCAACACCTCGGCCGCCTCGGTGCCGATCGCCCTCGACGAGATGGTGCGGGGCGGAAAGATCCGGCCGGGCCACCGGGTCCTGCTCGATGCGTTCGGCGCCGGGTTCACCTTCGGCGCCGCCCTGATCCGTTGGTAG
- the acpP gene encoding acyl carrier protein, whose translation MSANIEETVKKIIAEQLGVDEDKIVPEARFIEDLGADSLDTVELVMALEEEFDQEIPDEDAEKIRTVQDAIDYIKEKLAA comes from the coding sequence ATGAGCGCGAACATCGAAGAGACCGTCAAGAAGATCATCGCCGAGCAGTTGGGGGTGGACGAGGACAAGATCGTGCCCGAGGCCCGGTTCATCGAGGACCTGGGCGCCGACAGCCTCGACACGGTGGAGCTGGTGATGGCCCTGGAGGAGGAGTTCGACCAGGAGATTCCGGATGAGGACGCGGAGAAGATCCGCACGGTCCAGGACGCCATCGACTACATCAAGGAGAAGCTCGCGGCCTAG